The following are from one region of the Odontesthes bonariensis isolate fOdoBon6 chromosome 16, fOdoBon6.hap1, whole genome shotgun sequence genome:
- the pknox2 gene encoding homeobox protein PKNOX2, which yields MMQHASPAPAVKMMATQSVPPPSYQESQQMTGTTQQNTKTPQVHIPAASAAGNTSVSVTLDPQAQLESDKRAVYRHPLFPLLALLFEKCEQATQGSECITSASFDVDIENFVHQQEREHKPFFSEDPELDNLMVKAIQVLRIHLLELEKVNELCKDFCNRYITCLKTKMHSDNLLRNDLGGPYSPSHTSLSMQQELIQTSSPSMTSVSSSINPSGIVVPAGGLQQGNVAMTTINSQVVSGGTLYQPVAMVTSQGQVLTQALPPGTIQIQNSQVNVDLSSLLDSEDKKSKNKRGVLPKHATNIMRSWLFQHLMHPYPTEDEKRQIAAQTSLTLLQVNNWFINARRRILQPMLDASNPDPAPKAKKMKSQHRPTQRFWPDSIVAGVLQTHRSQTGNNSENPLSMDSLQSLSSDSATLAMQQAMLGADDSMDGTEEEDEEEDEEEEEEEEEEGMEEEEEEEEGEEEHDRGRQLLSRGAGRRDLNMEPREELELFSFYHWQVFTMSIAQAAAKAMLSDALLQDSSGIYRMTHLELELPLDKVIKYVSVGLPLMLVCMAFAREISLGPQISCFTPTNFTAKQASYVDTYCWDSLMHHEFDSDGNFEERSLWVHKMFPYSLLAMAVLMYLPALIWRQLVMPTLGSDLLFIIDELDKSYNRSIRLAQSILDMRQNTKNPLTFQAELQRAKRKRYFEYPLLERYMQCKQNSYFLVSMLFLRGFLLLIFMTSACLYLAYFHLSAFLQDEFSCFVRTGILRDQTWIPELVQCKMIGQLVFQVISVANGAIYVLLAPIVLFSLIRLFVWDTTFISVYEVLPALDLLNRRRLGCPLNDLNVLLLFLRANVSHLKSYGQVRALCSLAPPQVGNATAGQGLHTMLTQEEMEEREEAAMELAEEIGEAKEEGKLNLVDIMTILGAAQGRVVNCSEKKPLVEENMTLGTTTLIYTLKRILLVAIFIFIIWDVQKIIQ from the exons ACATCCACTGTTCCCTCTGCTGGCGCTGTTGTTCGAGAAGTGTGAACAGGCCACGCAAGGATCCGAATGCATCACGTCAGCCAGCTTTGATGTAGACATTGAAAACTTTGTCCACCAGCAGGAGCGAGAACACAAGCCCTTCTTCAGTGAAGATCCAGAGCTGGACAACTTG ATGGTGAAGGCCATCCAGGTGTTGCGGATCCATTTGCTGGAGTTAGAGAAAGTCAATGAGCTCTGTAAGGATTTCTGCAACCGCTACATCACCTGCCTCAAGACCAAGATGCACAGCGACAACCTTCTCCGTAACGACCTCGGAGGACCCTACTCTCCGTCACACACCAGTCTCAGCATGCAGCAG GAACTAATTCAGACCTCCTCTCCATCCATGACCTCTGTCTCCAGCTCCATTAACCCTTCAGGAATTGTGGTGCCCGCTGGAGGCCTGCAACAGGGCAACGTCGCCATGACTACCATCAACTCGCAAGTGGTATCAG GTGGGACCCTGTACCAGccagttgccatggtgacatcGCAAGGGCAAGTGTTAACGCAGGCACTACCGCCAGGAACCATCCAGATTCAGAACTCACAG GTAAATGTGGACCTATCGTCTCTGTTGGACAGCGAAGACAAGAAGTCCAAGAATAAGAGAGGGGTTCTGCCCAAACACGCCACCAACATCATGCGCTCCTGGCTCTTCCAGCATCTCATG CATCCATACCCAACAGAAGACGAGAAGAGGCAGATTGCAGCACAGACGAGTCTCACCCTTTTGCAAGTGAACAACTG GTTCATCAATGCTCGTCGGCGTATCCTCCAGCCTATGTTGGACGCCAGCAATCCAGACCCAGCTCCAAAAGCGAAGAAAATGAAGTCCCAGCACCGTCCGACACAGCGCTTTTGGCCGGACTCCATTGTGGCTGGAGTACTGCAGACGCACAGATCTCAGACAGGAAACAACTCAGAAA ACCCACTGAGTATGGACAGCCTGCAGTCGCTGTCCTCAGACTCAGCCACCCTGGCCATGCAGCAAGCCATGCTGGGAGCCGATGACTCCATGGATGGcacagaggaggaggacgaggaggaggacgaggaggaggaggaggaggaagaggaagaagggatggaggaggaagaagaagaggaggaaggagaggaggagCATGACAGGGGAAGGCAACTGTTGAGCAGGGGAGCTGGAAGGAGAGATCTAAACATGGAGCCCAGAGAGGAACTGGAG cttttttctttttatcactGGCAGGTATTTACAATGTCCATTGCTCAGGCAGCGGCCAAGGCCATGCTATCTGATGCCCTGCTGCAAGACAGCTCGGGGATATACAGGATGACCCACCTGGAACTGGAGCTTCCTTTGGACAAGGTCATCAAGTATGTGTCTGTTGGCCTCCCACTGATGCTGGTGTGCATGGCCTTCGCCCGCGAGATCTCACTGG ggcctcagatcagctgcttCACGCCCACCAATTTCACCGCCAAGCAGGCCAGCTATGTAGACACGTACTGCTGGGACTCTCTCATGCATCATGAGTTTGACAGTGATGGGAACTTTGAGGAGCGCTCTCTCTGGGTACACAAA ATGTTTCCCTACTCTCTCCTGGCCATGGCCGTCCTGATGTACCTGCCGGCTCTAATCTGGCGCCAGCTTGTCATGCCCACACTTGGCTCAGACCTGCTGTTTATAATTGACGAACTGGACAAGTCATACAACCGCTCGATCCGATTGGCCCAAAGCATTTTGGATATGCGACAGAATACTAAGAATCCACTTACATTTCAGGCTGAACTTCAGAG GGCCAAAAGGAAGCGATACTTTGAGTACCCCCTTCTGGAGAGATACATGCAGTGCAAACAGAACTCTTACTTCCTGGTTAGCATGCTTTTCTTGCGGGGCTTCCTCCTTCTGATCTTCATGACTTCCGCCTGCCTCTATCTGGCTTACTTCCACCTCTCCGCCTTCCTGCAGGATGAGTTCAGCTGCTTCGTCCGCACTGGTATTCTGCGGGATCAGACCTGGATTCCAGAACTAGTTCAGTGCAAGATGATTGGACAGTTGGTCTTTCAGGTGATAAGTGTGGCCAACGGTGCCATCTATGTCCTGTTGGCGCCCATTGTCCTGTTTAGCCTCATTCGACTCTTTGTTTGGGACACCACCTTCATCTCTGTCTACGAGGTCCTCCCAGCCCTGGATCTCCTCAACCGTCGAAGGCTGGGCTGTCCACTGAATGACCTAAACGTCCTCCTGCTCTTTTTGCGAGCCAACGTATCTCATTTGAAGTCCTACGGGCAGGTGAGGGCGTTGTGCTCTCTTGCGCCACCACAAGTGGGCAACGCCACTGCAGGGCAGGGCTTACATACAATGCTGACTCAAGAAGAAATGGAGGAGCGTGAAGAGGCCGCAATGGAGCTCGCAGAGGAAATCGGGGAGGCCAAGGAGGAGGGGAAGCTCAACTTGGTGGATATCATGACCATTCTGGGAGCAGCACAGGGGAGAGTGGTGAACTGCAGTGAGAAGAAGCCTCTGGTGGAGGAAAATATGACTCTGGGTACCACAACACTTATCTACACACTCAAACGCATTCTTCTCGTggctattttcattttcatcatttgGGATGTACAGAAAATCATTCAGTGA